One segment of Eschrichtius robustus isolate mEscRob2 chromosome 3, mEscRob2.pri, whole genome shotgun sequence DNA contains the following:
- the BPNT1 gene encoding 3'(2'),5'-bisphosphate nucleotidase 1 gives MASSHTVLMRLVASAYSIAQKAGTIVRHVIAEGDLGIVEKTCATDLQTKADRLVQMSICSSLARKFPKLTIIGEEDLPPEDVDQELIEDGQWEEILKQPCPSQYTAIKEEDLVVWVDPLDGTKEYTEGLLDNVTVLIGIAYEGKAIAGVINQPYYNYQAGPDAVLGRTIWGVLGLGAFGFQLKEVPAGKHIITTTRSHNSQLVTDCVAAMNPDDVLRVGGAGNKIIQLIEGKASAYVFASPGCKKWDTCAPEVILHAVGGKLTDIHGNALQYNKEVKHMNSAGVLATLRNYDYYASRVPESVKNVLVP, from the exons ATGGCTTCCAGTCACACTGTGTTGATGCGGTTGGTGGCTTCAGCATATTCTATTGCTCAAAAGGCAGGAACAATAGTCAGGCATGTTATTGCTGAAGGAGACCTGGGTATCGTGGAGAAG ACCTGTGCAACAGACCTGCAGACCAAGGCGGACCGATTAGTTCAAATGAGCATATGCTCTTCTTTGGCACGGAAATTCCCCAAACTAACAATTATAGGGGAAGAG GATCTGCCTCCTGAAGACGTGGATCAAGAGCTGATTGAAGATGGTCAGTGGGAGGAGATACTGAAGCAACCATGCCCATCACAGTACACTGCTATCAAAGAGGAAGAC ctTGTGGTCTGGGTTGATCCTCTGGATGGTACCAAGGAATATACTGAAG gtcttcttgaCAATGTAACAGTTCTTATTGGAATTGCTTATGAAGGAAAAGCCATAGCAGGAGTTATTAACCAGCCATATTACAACTACCAG GCAGGACCAGATGCTGTGTTGGGGAGAACAATCTGGGGAGTTTTAGGTTTAGGTGCCTTCGGGTTTCAGCTGAAAGAAGTGCCTGCCGGGAAACACATTATCACAACTACCCGGTCCCATAACAGCCAGTTGGTTACGGACTGCGTTGCTGCTATGAACCCTGATGATGTGCTGCGAGTGGGAGGAGCAGGAAATAAG ATTATTCAGCTGATTGAAGGCAAAGCCTCTGCTTATGTATTTGCAAGTCCTGGATGTAAGAAGTGGGATACCTGTGCTCCAGAAGTCATTTTACATGCTGTGGGAG GCAAGTTAACCGATATCCATGGAAATGCCCTTCAGTATAACAAGGAAGTGAAGCACATGAACTCAGCTGGTGTCCTGGCCACACTGAGGAATTATGACTACTATGCAAGTCGAGTTCCCGAATCTGTTAAAAATGTACTTGTTCCTTGA